In Malus sylvestris chromosome 16, drMalSylv7.2, whole genome shotgun sequence, the following are encoded in one genomic region:
- the LOC126607241 gene encoding nuclear pore complex protein NUP155-like isoform X4 — MPWEDEIVMRDVTHAGLVVGDRIGREVASQLDLEEALEASRYASHPYSTHPREWPPLVEVVDNWELPLVLIERYNAAGGEGNSLCGIFPEIRRAWASVDSSLFLWRVDKWDGQCPEYSGEDQAICAVGLAKSKPGVFIEAIQYLLILATPVELNLVGVCCSGGADGTDPYAEVSLQPLPEYTVPSDGITMTCITCTDKGRIFLAGRDGHIYELHYTTGSGWQKRCRKVCLTAGIGSVISRWVVPNVFKFGAVDPIVEMVFDNERHILYARTEEMKLQVYIVGQNADGPLKKVAEERNLINQRDQYGGRQSTGPRSSNRLTKSSIVCISPLSTLESKSLHLVAVLSDGRRMYLTTSPSSGNLGGFNTNHYKPTCLKVVTTRPSPPLGVSGGLAFGSMSLAGRSQNDDLSLKVEAGHYCAGTLVLSDSSPATTSSLLIVSRDSTAQSTGLSTSGISSRSSRALRESVSSLPVEGRMLSVADVFPLPDTATTVLSLYSEIEYGGYEGLDESCEKVSGKLWARGDLSIQHILPRRRVVVFSTMGMMEIVFNRPVDILRRLFEANTPRSILEEFFNRFGASEAAAMCLMLAARIVHSETLVSNVVAQKAAEAFEDPRLVGMPQLGGSSALSSTRTTAGGFSMGQVVQEAEPVFSGAHEGLCLCAARLLFPLWELPVMVIKGGLGSADTMSEDGLVVCRLSLEAMQVLENKIRSLENFLRSRRSQRRGLYGCVAGLGDLTGSILYGAGSELGGGDRGMVRNLFGAYSRNTEFSEGGMSNKRQRLPYSPAELAAMEVRAMECIRQLILRSSEALFLLQLLSQHHVTRLVQGLEANTRHKLIGMTFHQLVCSEEGDHLVTRLISALVEYYTSPDGRGPVDDISGRLREGCPSYYKESDYKFFLAVECLERAAVTPDPEKESLAREAFNFLSKVPESADLRTVCKRFEDLRFYEAVVRLPLQKAQALDPAGDAFNDQIDAAVREHALAQREQCYEIVISALRSLKGEPSQREFGSPLRPAARSVLDQVSRNKYISQIVQLGIQSPDRLFHEYLYHAMIDLGLENALLEYGGPDLVPFLESAISGVTLAGSPIGHSGTSIPSHQAKYSELLARYYVLKRQHLLAARVLLRLAERRSNDTVDVPALDQRYHYLSNAVLQAKNASNNDGMVGSARSAYDDGLLDLLEGKLSVLRFQIKIKEELEAFASRIEALPDALEPVQSGTSDMSRNAILCIRFW, encoded by the exons ATGCCCTGGGAGGATGAAATCGTTATGCGCGATGTCACCCATGCGGGCCTCGTCGTCGGCGACCGCATTGGCCGTGAAGTCGCGTCGCAGCTCGATCTTGAAGAAGCCCTAGAAGCTTCCCGATACGCCAGTCACCCCTATTCTACTCATCCCAGAGAG TGGCCACCTTTGGTTGAGGTGGTGGATAATTGGGAGTTGCCTCTGGTACTTATTGAAAGATACAATGCAGCTGGTGGGGAAGGAAATTCATTATGTGGGATATTTCCCGAGATTCGTAGGGCATGGGCATCAGTAGATAGCTCCTTGTTTCTCTGGCGTGTCGACAAGTG GGATGGACAATGTCCGGAATATAGTGGGGAGGATCAAGCTATTTGTGCTGTTGGCCTTGCTAAATCTAAACCTGGTGTTTTCATTGAAGCTATTCAGTATCTTTTGATTTTAGCAACCCCTGTTGAG TTAAATCTTGTAGGAGTATGTTGCTCTGGAGGGGCTGATGGCACAGATCCATATGCAGAGGTCTCACTACAGCCATTGCCAGAGTATACAGTACCATCTGACGGAATCACAATGACATGTATCACGTGTACTGACAAGGGTCGTATTTTCCTTGCTGGGCGCGATGGGCACATTTATGAGCTACATTATACGACTGGATCAGGCTGGCAAAAGCGTTGTCGGAAAGTTTGTCTGACTGCTGGTATAGGAAGTGTTATTTCAAG atgggTAGTACCTAATGTTTTTAAGTTTGGAGCTGTTGACCCCATTGTTGAAATGGTTTTTGATAATGAAAGACACATCCTGTATGCACGGACTGAAGAAATGAAACTTCAGGTGTATATTGTGGGGCAAAATGCTGATGGGCCATTGAAGAAAGTGGCAGAAGAAAGGAATCTGATAAATCAGAGGGATCAATATGGGGGTAGACAATCAACTGGACCTAGAAGTTCAAATCGATTGACAAAGTCATCAATAGTCTGCATATCACCATTGTCTACACTGGAATCCAAGTCTCTACACCTTGTTGCTGTTTTGTCAGATGGCAGAAGGATGTATCTTACCACTTCTCCATCTAGTGGTAATCTTGGTGGGTTCAATACAAACCATTATAAACCTACATGTTTAAAAGTTGTGACGACAAGGCCTTCTCCTCCGCTAGGGGTCAGTGGTGGACTTGCCTTTGGAAGCATGTCTCTTGCGGGTAGATCTCAGAACGATGATCTCTCCCTAAAGGTTGAGGCAGGACATTATTGTGCTGGTACTCTTGTCCTTTCTGATTCATCTCCAGCAACCACATCTTCTCTTCTCATTGTGAGCCGCGATTCAACCGCACAGTCAACTGGGTTAAGTACTTCAGGGATAAGTTCAAGGAGTTCTCGGGCATTGCGGGAATCCGTATCTTCTTTACCAGTTGAAGGACGAATGCTTTCTGTAGCAGATGTTTTCCCCTTGCCTGATACTGCAACAACTGTACTGTCCCTATATTCAGAAATCGAATACGGTGGATATGAAGGCTTGGATGAGTCCTGTGAAAAGGTATCTGGAAAGCTTTGGGCCAGAGGAGACCTTTCAATCCAACATATATTGCCAAGGAGGCGTGTTGTTGTTTTCAGTACTATGGGAATGATGGAAATAGTTTTCAATCGACCTGTGGACATTCTGAGGAGGTTGTTTGAGGCCAACACCCCCAGGTCAATCTTAGAAGAATTCTTCAATCGTTTTGGAGCTAGTGAGGCTGCTGCAATGTGTCTAATGCTTGCAGCTAGGATAGTACATTCAGAAACTCTTGTAAGCAATGTTGTTGCACAGAAGGCGGCTGAAGCTTTTGAAGACCCAAGATTAGTTGGGATGCCACAACTTGGGGGTAGCAGTGCATTATCTAGTACTAGAACAACTGCTGGGGGATTCAGCATGGGGCAAGTTGTTCAGGAGGCTGAGCCTGTGTTTTCAGGTGCACATGAAGGGCTCTGTTTGTGCGCTGCAAGGTTGCTATTTCCTCTGTGGGAACTTCCTGTCATGGTTATAAAGGGTGGTTTAGGTTCTGCAGATACTATGTCAGAAGATGGGTTAGTCGTATGCAGACTGTCTCTTGAGGCTATGCAAGTCCTTGAAAACAAGATTCGTTCGCTAGAGAATTTTTTGAGGTCCAGAAGGAGCCAAAGGAGGGGACTTTATGGTTGTGTTGCTGGTTTAGGAGATCTGACTGGTTCTATTCTTTATGGAGCTGGTTCAGAATTAGGTGGTGGTGACCGTGGTATGGTGAGGAACTTATTCGGTGCTTACTCAAGGAACACTGAGTTCAGTGAAGGTGGTATGTCTAATAAAAGGCAGAGATTACCATATAGTCCTGCTGAACTAGCAGCAATGGAG GTGAGGGCAATGGAATGCATCAGGCAGTTAATTCTTAGATCCAGTGAAGCCCTGTTTCTGCTCCAGCTTCTTTCACAGCACCATGTCACACGCCTGGTTCAGGGGCTTGAAGCTAACACAAGACATAAATTAATTGGAATGACATTTCATCAGTTAGTTTGTTCGGAGGAAGGTGACCACCTTGTGACAAGGCTAATATCTGCACTTGTGGAG TATTATACCAGTCCTGATGGCAGGGGGCCAGTAGATGATATTAGTGGGAGATTACGGGAAGGCTGTCCAAGCTATTATAAGGAGtctgattacaagttttttctAGCTGTGGAGTGTCTTGAGAGAGCTGCTGTAACTCCAGATCCTGAGAAGGAGAGTCTTGCTAGAGAAgccttcaatttcttaagtaaAGTTCCAGAATCTGCTGATTTGCGAACTGTTTGCAAACGGTTTGAGGATTTGAG GTTTTATGAAGCAGTGGTTCGCTTGCCTTTACAAAAGGCACAGGCTCTTGACCCAGCTGGTGATGCTTTTAATGACCAAATTGATGCAGCAGTTAGAGAGCATGCACTTGCTCAACGTGAACAGTGCTATGAGATTGTCATCAGTGCATTGCGTTCTCTGAAAGGCGAGCCTTCTCAGAGGGAGTTTGGTTCTCCTTTGAGGCCTGCTGCACGATCTGTCCTTGATCAGGTCTCTCGGAACAAATATATTTCCCAGATTGTTCAGCTGGGCATTCAGTCCCCTGACAGATTATTTCACGAGTATTTATATCATGCTATGATTGATTTGGGCCTTGAAAATGCATTGTTGGAGTATGGAGGTCCTGATTTGGTGCCATTTCTAGAAAGTGCTATTTCTGGGGTAACATTGGCCGGTTCTCCAATTGGTCACTCAGGAACAAGCATCCCATCCCATCAAGCCAAATATTCTGAACTGTTGGCACGGTATTATGTCTTGAAGAGGCAGCATCTGCTTGCAGCTCGTGTATTACTGAGACTGGCAGAGAGGCGCTCAAATGACACGGTGGATGTTCCCGCTCTAGATCAGAG GTATCATTACCTAAGTAATGCAGTCCTACAGGCAAAAAATGCAAGTAACAATGATGGCATGGTAGGTTCTGCTCGAAGTGCTTATGATGATGGGTTGTTAGATTTGTTGGAAGGAAAGCTTTCTGTCCTTCGTTTTCAGATAAAGATCAAGGAGGAACTTGAGGCTTTTGCTTCCAGGATAGAAGCTTTGCCTGATGCATTGGAGCCTGTCCAAAGCGGAACTTCTG ATATGTCTAGAAATGCTATACTTTGCATACGATTCTGGTGA
- the LOC126607241 gene encoding nuclear pore complex protein NUP155-like isoform X3, whose product MTCITCTDKGRIFLAGRDGHIYELHYTTGSGWQKRCRKVCLTAGIGSVISRWVVPNVFKFGAVDPIVEMVFDNERHILYARTEEMKLQVYIVGQNADGPLKKVAEERNLINQRDQYGGRQSTGPRSSNRLTKSSIVCISPLSTLESKSLHLVAVLSDGRRMYLTTSPSSGNLGGFNTNHYKPTCLKVVTTRPSPPLGVSGGLAFGSMSLAGRSQNDDLSLKVEAGHYCAGTLVLSDSSPATTSSLLIVSRDSTAQSTGLSTSGISSRSSRALRESVSSLPVEGRMLSVADVFPLPDTATTVLSLYSEIEYGGYEGLDESCEKVSGKLWARGDLSIQHILPRRRVVVFSTMGMMEIVFNRPVDILRRLFEANTPRSILEEFFNRFGASEAAAMCLMLAARIVHSETLVSNVVAQKAAEAFEDPRLVGMPQLGGSSALSSTRTTAGGFSMGQVVQEAEPVFSGAHEGLCLCAARLLFPLWELPVMVIKGGLGSADTMSEDGLVVCRLSLEAMQVLENKIRSLENFLRSRRSQRRGLYGCVAGLGDLTGSILYGAGSELGGGDRGMVRNLFGAYSRNTEFSEGGMSNKRQRLPYSPAELAAMEVRAMECIRQLILRSSEALFLLQLLSQHHVTRLVQGLEANTRHKLIGMTFHQLVCSEEGDHLVTRLISALVEYYTSPDGRGPVDDISGRLREGCPSYYKESDYKFFLAVECLERAAVTPDPEKESLAREAFNFLSKVPESADLRTVCKRFEDLRFYEAVVRLPLQKAQALDPAGDAFNDQIDAAVREHALAQREQCYEIVISALRSLKGEPSQREFGSPLRPAARSVLDQVSRNKYISQIVQLGIQSPDRLFHEYLYHAMIDLGLENALLEYGGPDLVPFLESAISGVTLAGSPIGHSGTSIPSHQAKYSELLARYYVLKRQHLLAARVLLRLAERRSNDTVDVPALDQRYHYLSNAVLQAKNASNNDGMVGSARSAYDDGLLDLLEGKLSVLRFQIKIKEELEAFASRIEALPDALEPVQSGTSGDANLAIIAREKAKELSLDLKNITQLYNEYALPFEFWEICLEMLYFAYDSGDADSSIVRETWARLIDQALSRGGIAEACAVLKRVGSHIYPGDGAGLPLDTLCLHLEKAAMDRLESGVESVGDEDVARALLAACKGATEPVLNTYDQLLTSGAILPSPNLRLRLLRSVLVVLREWAMSVFAQRMGTSATGASLIFGGTFSMEQTAVLNQGVRDKISGAANRYMTEVRRLALPQSQTEAVYHGFRELEESLISPFSFDRF is encoded by the exons ATGACATGTATCACGTGTACTGACAAGGGTCGTATTTTCCTTGCTGGGCGCGATGGGCACATTTATGAGCTACATTATACGACTGGATCAGGCTGGCAAAAGCGTTGTCGGAAAGTTTGTCTGACTGCTGGTATAGGAAGTGTTATTTCAAG atgggTAGTACCTAATGTTTTTAAGTTTGGAGCTGTTGACCCCATTGTTGAAATGGTTTTTGATAATGAAAGACACATCCTGTATGCACGGACTGAAGAAATGAAACTTCAGGTGTATATTGTGGGGCAAAATGCTGATGGGCCATTGAAGAAAGTGGCAGAAGAAAGGAATCTGATAAATCAGAGGGATCAATATGGGGGTAGACAATCAACTGGACCTAGAAGTTCAAATCGATTGACAAAGTCATCAATAGTCTGCATATCACCATTGTCTACACTGGAATCCAAGTCTCTACACCTTGTTGCTGTTTTGTCAGATGGCAGAAGGATGTATCTTACCACTTCTCCATCTAGTGGTAATCTTGGTGGGTTCAATACAAACCATTATAAACCTACATGTTTAAAAGTTGTGACGACAAGGCCTTCTCCTCCGCTAGGGGTCAGTGGTGGACTTGCCTTTGGAAGCATGTCTCTTGCGGGTAGATCTCAGAACGATGATCTCTCCCTAAAGGTTGAGGCAGGACATTATTGTGCTGGTACTCTTGTCCTTTCTGATTCATCTCCAGCAACCACATCTTCTCTTCTCATTGTGAGCCGCGATTCAACCGCACAGTCAACTGGGTTAAGTACTTCAGGGATAAGTTCAAGGAGTTCTCGGGCATTGCGGGAATCCGTATCTTCTTTACCAGTTGAAGGACGAATGCTTTCTGTAGCAGATGTTTTCCCCTTGCCTGATACTGCAACAACTGTACTGTCCCTATATTCAGAAATCGAATACGGTGGATATGAAGGCTTGGATGAGTCCTGTGAAAAGGTATCTGGAAAGCTTTGGGCCAGAGGAGACCTTTCAATCCAACATATATTGCCAAGGAGGCGTGTTGTTGTTTTCAGTACTATGGGAATGATGGAAATAGTTTTCAATCGACCTGTGGACATTCTGAGGAGGTTGTTTGAGGCCAACACCCCCAGGTCAATCTTAGAAGAATTCTTCAATCGTTTTGGAGCTAGTGAGGCTGCTGCAATGTGTCTAATGCTTGCAGCTAGGATAGTACATTCAGAAACTCTTGTAAGCAATGTTGTTGCACAGAAGGCGGCTGAAGCTTTTGAAGACCCAAGATTAGTTGGGATGCCACAACTTGGGGGTAGCAGTGCATTATCTAGTACTAGAACAACTGCTGGGGGATTCAGCATGGGGCAAGTTGTTCAGGAGGCTGAGCCTGTGTTTTCAGGTGCACATGAAGGGCTCTGTTTGTGCGCTGCAAGGTTGCTATTTCCTCTGTGGGAACTTCCTGTCATGGTTATAAAGGGTGGTTTAGGTTCTGCAGATACTATGTCAGAAGATGGGTTAGTCGTATGCAGACTGTCTCTTGAGGCTATGCAAGTCCTTGAAAACAAGATTCGTTCGCTAGAGAATTTTTTGAGGTCCAGAAGGAGCCAAAGGAGGGGACTTTATGGTTGTGTTGCTGGTTTAGGAGATCTGACTGGTTCTATTCTTTATGGAGCTGGTTCAGAATTAGGTGGTGGTGACCGTGGTATGGTGAGGAACTTATTCGGTGCTTACTCAAGGAACACTGAGTTCAGTGAAGGTGGTATGTCTAATAAAAGGCAGAGATTACCATATAGTCCTGCTGAACTAGCAGCAATGGAG GTGAGGGCAATGGAATGCATCAGGCAGTTAATTCTTAGATCCAGTGAAGCCCTGTTTCTGCTCCAGCTTCTTTCACAGCACCATGTCACACGCCTGGTTCAGGGGCTTGAAGCTAACACAAGACATAAATTAATTGGAATGACATTTCATCAGTTAGTTTGTTCGGAGGAAGGTGACCACCTTGTGACAAGGCTAATATCTGCACTTGTGGAG TATTATACCAGTCCTGATGGCAGGGGGCCAGTAGATGATATTAGTGGGAGATTACGGGAAGGCTGTCCAAGCTATTATAAGGAGtctgattacaagttttttctAGCTGTGGAGTGTCTTGAGAGAGCTGCTGTAACTCCAGATCCTGAGAAGGAGAGTCTTGCTAGAGAAgccttcaatttcttaagtaaAGTTCCAGAATCTGCTGATTTGCGAACTGTTTGCAAACGGTTTGAGGATTTGAG GTTTTATGAAGCAGTGGTTCGCTTGCCTTTACAAAAGGCACAGGCTCTTGACCCAGCTGGTGATGCTTTTAATGACCAAATTGATGCAGCAGTTAGAGAGCATGCACTTGCTCAACGTGAACAGTGCTATGAGATTGTCATCAGTGCATTGCGTTCTCTGAAAGGCGAGCCTTCTCAGAGGGAGTTTGGTTCTCCTTTGAGGCCTGCTGCACGATCTGTCCTTGATCAGGTCTCTCGGAACAAATATATTTCCCAGATTGTTCAGCTGGGCATTCAGTCCCCTGACAGATTATTTCACGAGTATTTATATCATGCTATGATTGATTTGGGCCTTGAAAATGCATTGTTGGAGTATGGAGGTCCTGATTTGGTGCCATTTCTAGAAAGTGCTATTTCTGGGGTAACATTGGCCGGTTCTCCAATTGGTCACTCAGGAACAAGCATCCCATCCCATCAAGCCAAATATTCTGAACTGTTGGCACGGTATTATGTCTTGAAGAGGCAGCATCTGCTTGCAGCTCGTGTATTACTGAGACTGGCAGAGAGGCGCTCAAATGACACGGTGGATGTTCCCGCTCTAGATCAGAG GTATCATTACCTAAGTAATGCAGTCCTACAGGCAAAAAATGCAAGTAACAATGATGGCATGGTAGGTTCTGCTCGAAGTGCTTATGATGATGGGTTGTTAGATTTGTTGGAAGGAAAGCTTTCTGTCCTTCGTTTTCAGATAAAGATCAAGGAGGAACTTGAGGCTTTTGCTTCCAGGATAGAAGCTTTGCCTGATGCATTGGAGCCTGTCCAAAGCGGAACTTCTGGTGATGCCAATCTTGCAATTATTGCACGAGAAAAGGCCAAGGAGCTATCATTAGATTTAAAGAATATAACTCAGCTCTACAATGAATACGCTCttccatttgaattttgggAG ATATGTCTAGAAATGCTATACTTTGCATACGATTCTGGTGATGCCGATAGTAGCATCGTACGGGAGACTTGGGCTAGATTGATTGATCAAGCTCTTTCAAGGGGTGGCATTGCTGAAGCTTGTGCAGTTTTGAAGAGAGTTGGTTCTCACATTTATCCTGGAGATGGAGCTGGTTTACCCTTAGACACATTGTGTCTACACCTCGAGAAAGCTGCAATG GATCGACTGGAATCAGGGGTTGAATCGGTTGGGGATGAAGATGTGGCAAGGGCTCTTCTTGCTGCATGCAAGGGTGCAACTGAGCCTGTATTGAACACTTATGACCAACTGTTGACGAGTGGTGCTATTTTGCCTTCACCAAACCTTAGGTTACGCCTTCTCCGATCAGTGCTAGTAGTACTCCGAGAGTGGGCAATGTCTGTGTTTGCACAGAGAATGGGTACTAGTGCTACTGGAGCTTCGTTAATTTTTGGTGGAACTTTTTCGATGGAGCAAACCGCAGTCCTCAACCAAGGGGTTCGAGATAAGATCTCAGGTGCAGCAAACAG GTATATGACGGAGGTACGAAGGTTGGCCCTTCCACAAAGCCAGACTGAAGCTGTTTACCATGGCTTTCGAGAACTCGAAGAATCGCTGATAAGTCCCTTTTCTTTTGATCGGTTTTGA